The Planctomycetota bacterium genomic interval TGAACGCCGAACGGATCGACGTCCGTGGTCGACACTTGGTTGGTGAAGGTCGGGGTCGTTTCGGCCCAGATACCGTCGCCGTATAGCGGGACGTTACTGCTGTCAGTAGCGCGGCTGTGGCTGTCGTAGAAGTAGGTGCGGCGCTCTTGGCCATCACCGCGGTCCTCGGCCACCCACGCGTTGAACGCGTTGGGAATGCCCGGCGGTGCATACCGCTTGTCATTGCTGAGCCAAGCGTTGTAGGTGTAGGAGCCTTCGGAGAAGACGCTACCGAAGGTCTTCTGCCAGTAGGTGTTGGCGTTACCGATCGTCGCGACGGTGCCAATGGGCAGAACACCGAGCTGATCCGTTTCTGGGCAGTAGGCGATCTCAGGCTCGATCTTACCGATCGAGGGCGCGCCCGTGTCTGTCGGCTCGTTACGAGTGAGGTTGATGTAGCCGGCATTGGTCAGAATCTGGGGCAAAAGCACCTGACCCTGAAGGTTGTCGGGGCTGTAGTCCGCGAACGCACGGAACTGGTTTTCCGACAGCCAGAGTTGGTAGGCCGTGCCGACCTGGCGGACGTTGCTCAGGCACTTGACGTTGTTGGCCGACCGGCGTGCGGATTGAAGCGAGGGGAGCAGAATGGAAATCAGCAGCGCGATGATGCCGATCACGACGAGTAGCTCTACAAGGGTGAAGCCACGACGGTTACGTTGCGTGGGTCTACGCATGATTGCCTCCTCAATTGGCAATGAAGTTCGGAACGAATCAGGAAGTTGTGTGGAGGGCGGGATGCCCAAGGATCGCCGGCCGGGGTCAACCGGCCGGCGACCGAGTGTTATGCGCGACGGCGACGCATCAGGCCAAGACCGGCAACGGACAGAAGTCCGAGCGAAGCCGGCTCGGGAATCACGAGCGCCGAGATGCTGAGGTTGTCGTACTGGTGCTCGCCGTTGAAGGCGACTGCCGACAGGAACGCCGAGTCAGCATCGATCCACTCGATGCTCTCGGTCGGCATGACTGCACCGTTAACGGTGGTGGTCACCAACACGATGCTGCCGGCAGAGAAGTCGCCGACAACTTCAATCGACACATCGTAGAACGTGTCATTTACAAACGGGTCGGGCAGCGGGGACTGACCGGAATATAGGTCGAAGGTCGGCTGGTCGAACACGAACTCGTTGAACGCACCGACGTCGGGGTTGCCTGTGGCGACGAGCGTGCGGACGTTGCCGGCGGTGCGGGTGAGCATACCGGCCGAGCCACTGTTGCGAGGCAAGACCGCGTAACGCAGAGCGTCGTTGCCCGCGTTGGTGACCGCACCGGCACCACCGAACTCAACAAGGTCGTTGGTGTCGGAAAGCGCGATGCCGGCAAACTCACGGCCGGTGCCGCTGTTCGGCGGGACCGAATCATCGCCGTCGGTCGGGTTGACCTGCCAGTTGACGACAAAGCCGCCACCAGCGATGACGTTTGGGTCGGTCGCGAGGTTGTAGTCGAGAATGATGCGATTGTTGACGAATGTGCCGGCCTCACCGTTGACACCGCCGACGTCACCGGGGATCCAGTTCTGCACGCCGGCAGTTCCGCCGGTGGTCGCGCCCCAACCGGTGCCGGAGTCAGCGGTACGGTTGAAATCGTCGACAACGATCTGGGCAGACGCCATGGACCCGACGGTCAGGGCCGCGGCGGCTGCAATGCAAAGTGAAGTGATCTTCATGGTTTCTCCTCCTCAAGGGAGCGTGGAGTGAGCGGTTGAGAAAGCTCGCCCGATCGCGGGTTGTCGAACATCGGTCCGACGCGGAGCCTCCTCTGTCAGGTTTAAAAGATGCCGCAGTCAGGTGATGCGTACAAGTGGCGCATTGTGAGTTTGCGTTTCAGATAGTGACATATGTGAGAGTTTGGGGTCGCCATCGTGTGAGAGCTTGGCAGAATGCCGGATTATCGCCCGTAGACGGGCCGAAAACCTTCACCCGACAACTTTCCGAGGAGAACCGTTATGTCACGCAAACGGAGCAAAGTCAAACATCCCGATCGCCGCATGTCGCAGACAGTGATTGTCATCGCCGCCTTGGCGGCCTTGGCTGGAACGTCCGCGGCCTCGGCCGAAACGGTCGACGTTCCCGAGAACACGACCGGCTACCGGGAAGGGCCGGCAAATATCGGCGAACGTGCCGGTCTTGCCGATCGTGAGGCCCGCAGCCCCGAGCTACAGGCCGACATCGAGGCGTCCGTTCTGCCGCCGGTTCGACTCACCCCGCCGATCACCGGCATCGCCGGGCTTGAAGCGTTCAGCATGTCCCTTAACGGCACGTGGAATTTCCGTAACCGTCTGCCCGAAGGCTTCAACGGCACCATCGCCGGCGTCGAAACCTGGGACGAAATGACCGTCCCGGGGTCGCCCGCCGCCAACGGCTTCGAACCGATGGAACGGGAGTTCGGCAAGCCCGTCGGTTGGGCACGCACCTTCGACGTCCCTGCCGAATGGGGCGGTTCACGTATTGTCCTGCACTTCGGCACCCTCGACGGACTGGCCAAGGTCTACCTCAACGGCGAACTCGTCGGCACGAGCGAACACGCCTTCCTGCCCGCCGAGTTCGACATCACCGACGCCATCACCGACGGCACGCAGGAGCTGGTCGTCACGATGGAGCGCAGCTACCCGACGCACTGGCACAATCGCGAGTTCGGCGGGATGGGCCGCGACGTCACGCTCATGGCACTGCCACCGGTGAACCTCGCGCGTTTCCACGTGCAGACGATTTTCGATGAAGCCTTCGAGAATGCGACCGTCGAAGTCCTGGCCGCGGTGGCCAACCAGTCCGACGCACCGATGAGCGGCGGGGCGTTGACGTTCGCGATCGACGGGCTTGCCGATCAAACGGTCGAACTGCCCGAGATTCCCGCTGGCAAGACGCATCACCTGACGATGAAGGTGCCGGTCGAGTCGCCCAAGCACTGGCATCCGGAAACGCCCAATCTCTACGACGCAACGCTGACCTTCAGCCGCGACGGCGAGACCGTCATGGCCTCCGAGCGACGCATGGGCTTTGTGCAGGTCGAAAACCGTGACGGCGTGCTGACCGTCAACGGCGCGCCGTTCAAGGTCAAAGCCAACAACTACCACACGACCTACCTCGGCCATGACCACTCGCCGCCGGATCAAGTCTTGCGCGACGACGTGGACTTGTTCGTCGACACGAACCACAACTCCATGCGACCCTGGCCGACGCCGAACATGGCGTACATGGAAGCAGCGGATGAGTTCGGCATGTTCACCACCATCGAGGTGCCGACCCTCGCGATGATCTACAGCGACGGCCCCTGGAAGGACAAGGGCGACAACCGGCTGATGATGGAGCCGTACCAGAAGGTCGCCGCCGTCACCCTCGAGACCTATCGCAGTCACCCGTCGGTCCTTACCTGGGGGCTGGGCAACGAGAGCCCGTACTACGAGTACTTCGAGCGTGCCGCCTTCGGCATTGCCAAAGAAGACCCGACCCGCATGGTGTTCTTCGGCTCCGACTTCCGCATTGGCATCGACAAGCCTGGCCTCACGTTCAACGACGACCACTACCCACGGTGGGGCCGAGTGACCGAAGACGACACGGCCATTGTCGGCGGCGACTGGGAACGCTTCCCCACCGACAAACCGATCATGTTCACCGAGTGGGCACATGTTCACTGGAACAATTGGAGCGAAAAGGCCTTCGACCCCGGCGTGTTCGAGTACTGGGGCCATTACGTCAAAGCCCACGTCAACGAGACCTACAACCACCCGCATGTCGCCGGCGGGATGATTTTCGGCTCGACGCCGCTGCGCGGAATCTGGCGTGACTTCGACTTCGGCCACTGGGACCTTTGGCGTCAGCCCAACGACACGGCATGGATCGTGAAGAAGGGTTACTCGCCGGTGCCGCTGCTGGACGTGGTCCATCGGCCGGTCGATCTCAATAAGCCGAAGATTCGTCCCGAGGCGATCCAGTTCATCGTCGAGAACCGCCACAGCATTCTCGACCTGGCTGACCTAACGATCGACTACAAGCAGGGCAAATTCTCCGGCGAGGTCGAAGCAAGCCTGCGGCCCGGCGAGATCGGGCCGATCGAGGTGCCGTTCAACCCCGACGTTGAAGAACCCTTGCGGATCACCCTCACCGACCCGCGTGGTCGCGTGATTGATGAGCACGAGTTTGTCCTGGATCGCCCCGAGCCGTTGCCGACGATCGTCGACGCGGCAGCGCTGGAGATCGTCACCGAGGGCAACGTGACCACGCTCGCCAACGACCGCGTCTCGTTCAGCATCGACATGGAAACCGGTAAGCTCACGAACGCGAGCGTCGATGGCA includes:
- a CDS encoding prepilin-type N-terminal cleavage/methylation domain-containing protein, yielding MRRPTQRNRRGFTLVELLVVIGIIALLISILLPSLQSARRSANNVKCLSNVRQVGTAYQLWLSENQFRAFADYSPDNLQGQVLLPQILTNAGYINLTRNEPTDTGAPSIGKIEPEIAYCPETDQLGVLPIGTVATIGNANTYWQKTFGSVFSEGSYTYNAWLSNDKRYAPPGIPNAFNAWVAEDRGDGQERRTYFYDSHSRATDSSNVPLYGDGIWAETTPTFTNQVSTTDVDPFGVHPTVMNPTATMNRSYLSRHPGSRSINFAFLDGSARGVEPLELWQLDWHEDYEPVEDPIEDNGFLP
- a CDS encoding PEP-CTERM sorting domain-containing protein, producing the protein MKITSLCIAAAAALTVGSMASAQIVVDDFNRTADSGTGWGATTGGTAGVQNWIPGDVGGVNGEAGTFVNNRIILDYNLATDPNVIAGGGFVVNWQVNPTDGDDSVPPNSGTGREFAGIALSDTNDLVEFGGAGAVTNAGNDALRYAVLPRNSGSAGMLTRTAGNVRTLVATGNPDVGAFNEFVFDQPTFDLYSGQSPLPDPFVNDTFYDVSIEVVGDFSAGSIVLVTTTVNGAVMPTESIEWIDADSAFLSAVAFNGEHQYDNLSISALVIPEPASLGLLSVAGLGLMRRRRA
- a CDS encoding glycoside hydrolase family 2 TIM barrel-domain containing protein: MSQTVIVIAALAALAGTSAASAETVDVPENTTGYREGPANIGERAGLADREARSPELQADIEASVLPPVRLTPPITGIAGLEAFSMSLNGTWNFRNRLPEGFNGTIAGVETWDEMTVPGSPAANGFEPMEREFGKPVGWARTFDVPAEWGGSRIVLHFGTLDGLAKVYLNGELVGTSEHAFLPAEFDITDAITDGTQELVVTMERSYPTHWHNREFGGMGRDVTLMALPPVNLARFHVQTIFDEAFENATVEVLAAVANQSDAPMSGGALTFAIDGLADQTVELPEIPAGKTHHLTMKVPVESPKHWHPETPNLYDATLTFSRDGETVMASERRMGFVQVENRDGVLTVNGAPFKVKANNYHTTYLGHDHSPPDQVLRDDVDLFVDTNHNSMRPWPTPNMAYMEAADEFGMFTTIEVPTLAMIYSDGPWKDKGDNRLMMEPYQKVAAVTLETYRSHPSVLTWGLGNESPYYEYFERAAFGIAKEDPTRMVFFGSDFRIGIDKPGLTFNDDHYPRWGRVTEDDTAIVGGDWERFPTDKPIMFTEWAHVHWNNWSEKAFDPGVFEYWGHYVKAHVNETYNHPHVAGGMIFGSTPLRGIWRDFDFGHWDLWRQPNDTAWIVKKGYSPVPLLDVVHRPVDLNKPKIRPEAIQFIVENRHSILDLADLTIDYKQGKFSGEVEASLRPGEIGPIEVPFNPDVEEPLRITLTDPRGRVIDEHEFVLDRPEPLPTIVDAAALEIVTEGNVTTLANDRVSFSIDMETGKLTNASVDGTQVIASGPYPVLRKSGDAGWPKNSEPVTNVLDEWEADSVELIEGTEPIVRVTGSYNYADVEYRMHFGGDGTLTVEWQATWTEDRIVDLFQTGVLFETTEGFETVSWRRDRDRALWTAYPETHIGRPVGTATRYGDTSTLDARRAWKKDDRSDWPWSQDLINTDNPAITSTNDFRATKFGILAGSLTNAEGVALSVDSNGDQNFQVFPLESGGTAFQVGSFHNGGTEHHLVKSVRKDVLQTKLGLVITDSVELRLRPKPE